From a single Rutidosis leptorrhynchoides isolate AG116_Rl617_1_P2 chromosome 5, CSIRO_AGI_Rlap_v1, whole genome shotgun sequence genomic region:
- the LOC139849506 gene encoding uncharacterized protein: MVEVLEKKSTDEDTLMATITKEEDCWMTPFIRYLIDGTLPEDKLQARRFRMRTPMYHFKDGILYRKSFIDPYLRCVGPTQAKEIIQEMHEGAYSTHSGYRTIISRIKRMGYFWPHMYRDTYDLIVNCETYRQKKCLLAFIGRRIPLEEPSRIMRLSGQIIDSPVLPYKHLDHAHA; encoded by the exons ATGGTGGAAGTGCTGGAGAAAAAGTCAACCGATGAAGACACCCTTATGGCAACAATCACCAAAGAAGAAGATTGTTGGATGACTCCTTTTATACGATACCTCATCGATGGTACCCTGCCAGAAGACAAGCTACAAGCTCGTAGGTTCCGGATGCGCACACCAATGTATCACTTCAAAGATGGCATTCTGTATAGAAAATCATTCATCGATCCATATCTGAGATGCGTTGGACCAACACAAGCTAAAGAAATTATacaagaaatgcatgaaggagccTACTCGACACACTCTGGCTACAGAACAATAATCAGTAGGATTAAGAGAATGGGCTACTTCTGGCCCCACATGTACCGGGACACATACGATCTAATAGTGAACTGTGAG ACCTACCGCCAGAAGAAATGCCTTCTAGCTTTCATTGGTAGGAGGATACCTCTTGAAGAACCTTCTCGGATAATGAGGTTATCCGGCCAAATTATTGATAGTCCAGTTTTACCGTATAAACATCTCGACCATGCTCACGCGTAG